ATCGATTGCACCGGTAGACCCAGACCTCGTAGTTGGTCCATGATTCGCGCATCGCCCTCACCTCCCAGGTGAGCCGTCGCACCGCATCGTCACTTTCCATTGTGGACCCGTGACGCGCTGTCCAACAGAGGTGTGACATGTGGCGACGGAGGCGATATTTCACTTTCGCCCGGAGATAACGGCGTCGTAGACGATGCGCTTCGGAAGACCGTTGCGACGGGCCACCTCGACGATGGCGGCCTTGCGCGGAGTGCCCCCCGCCTCCAGCGCGGCGACGGCGCCGGCCAGCTCGGTCGGGTCGGTGACGGGCTCGGGCTCGGGGGCCCCGCCGACCACCACGGTGATCTCCCCCTTGACACCCGGCTCGGCCCATGCGGCCAGGTCGCCGAGGGGGCCCCGACGGACCTCCTCGTACGTCTTGGTCAGCTCCCGGCACACGGCGGCAGGCCGGTCGGCGCCGAACGCCTCGGCCATCGCGGCCAACGTCACCGCCAGCCGGTGCGGGGCCTCGAAGAACACCATGGTGCGACGCTCGTCGGCCAACGCCCCCAGGGCGCGGCTCCGCTCGCCGGGTTTGCGCGGCGGGAACCCCTCGAAGCAGAACCGGTCGGACGGCAGGCCGGAGATCACCAGCGCGGTGGTCACGGCCGACGGGCCGGGGAGCACGGTGACCGGCACGTCCTCGGCCACGGCGGCGGTCACCAGCCGGTAGCCGGGATCGGACACCCCGGGCAGCCCGGCGTCGGTCACCACCAGCACGTCGCGGCCGGCGAGCAGCTCGCCGACCAGTTCGACGGCCCGGCCCCGCTCGTTCTGGTCGTAGTAGGACACGATCCGGGCGGTCAGCTCCACCCCCAGGTCGGAGGCCAGTCGGCGCAGCCTGCGGGTGTCCTCGGCGGCGATGATGGACGCGTCGGCGAGCGCGTCGCGCAGCCGCGCCGAGGCGTCGCCGATCCGGCCGATCGGGGCGGCGGCGAGGGTGAGGGTTCCGGTCTCTGACACTCCCCCATTGTTCCGCCCCGCGTACCCGGGCATACCGGAACGCGGCTCTCGGGTGCGGCGCCACCGGCCGTTCATCCCCACGGATACGTCCCGGTTCGCGGTCTTGCGCTGGTCTTATTCCCGCCGCCCTTACGATGGCGGGGTGGCAGTGACGGAGATCGAGTCGGCGACGACCCCGGCGGCGGCGCACCGCCGTCCGGCCTCCCTGCGGGACTGGCTGGCGCCGCCGATCCCCGGCAGCGCGCTCTGGGGGTGGCTCGGCCCGCTGTTCGTCACCCTGTTCGCCGGGTTCCTGCGCTTCGACCGGCTCGGGGTGCCCAAGGCGGTGGTCTTCGACGAGACCTACTACGCCAAGGACGCGTGGGCCCTGCTGAAGTTCGGCTGGGAGCACAAGACCGTCAAGGACGCGGACTCGCTGCTGATCCGGGACGGCTCGGACGCCAAGATCTGGGAGGACGGCGCGTCGTTCGTCGCGCATCCCCCCGGCGGCAAGTGGATGATCGCCATC
The DNA window shown above is from Thermomonospora umbrina and carries:
- the rsmI gene encoding 16S rRNA (cytidine(1402)-2'-O)-methyltransferase; this encodes MPGYAGRNNGGVSETGTLTLAAAPIGRIGDASARLRDALADASIIAAEDTRRLRRLASDLGVELTARIVSYYDQNERGRAVELVGELLAGRDVLVVTDAGLPGVSDPGYRLVTAAVAEDVPVTVLPGPSAVTTALVISGLPSDRFCFEGFPPRKPGERSRALGALADERRTMVFFEAPHRLAVTLAAMAEAFGADRPAAVCRELTKTYEEVRRGPLGDLAAWAEPGVKGEITVVVGGAPEPEPVTDPTELAGAVAALEAGGTPRKAAIVEVARRNGLPKRIVYDAVISGRK